GGCCACCTCGCGAGCGCAGCGGCACCACGCGCGCCTGATGGAGTGCGTGACCCGCAACCATTGGACCTTCGTGCTCGACAACGAACCGAGCCTGATTCCGGCCATCGTCGACCACTTGCAGCAGCACATCACGCGGCTCAGGCTGTGCGACGAAACCGGCCGCATCCGTATCGCCATCGCCTTGGAAGAAGCTTTGCTCAACGCCCTGTATCACGGCAATCTGGAAGTCAGCTCCGAGCTGCGCGAGCAGGACACCAAGCGGTATTACGAGCTGGCGGAAGAGCGCCGCCGCGAAGAGCCGTACCGCAGCCGCACGATCCACTTCGAAGCCACGCTCAGCAGTCCGGAGACGGTGTTCGTGGTCCGCGACAGCGGGCCGGGTTTCAATCCGCACAGCGTGCCCGATCCGACCGACCCGGCCAATCTCGAACGAGCGTCGGGGCGGGGGCTGATGCTGATTCGCGCCTTCATGGACGAAGTGCGCCACAACGAACGGGGCAACGAGATTACCATGATCAAGCGCAGCGAGCGATGAGTCCGCGCGCTTCCTTTTACCCTCCTTTCCTCGGTTAGTTATGGCCAATCTTCTCAAGCAAGAGGGCATTACGGTTATCGAAGTCGACGCACAATACGACTCGCTCGACGTGGCGAAGCTGAATGAGTTCGGGTCGCAACTGTTGGCGGCGGTTGCCGAGGCCGAGCCGCCGACGGTCTTGCTCGACATGGGCAAGACCACCTTCATCGGATCGAGTTTTCTGGGTCTCTTGATCCGCGCCTGGAAGCGGCTGCGCGACCGGCGGGGGTCGCTGGCCTTGTGCAACGTGAACGACGTGTGCGGCGACGTGCTGCGGGCCAGCAAGCTCGACATGATCTGGCAGGTGTTTCCCGACCGCGACGCGGCCGTGGGCCGCCTGCGGCCGTAGCCACGAGGCTTCGCCCTGCCGCGTTGCCCGACACGACGCATCACTGAGGCCGAGGTGGCCCGCCAGGCCTTCTCTCGTGCGACTCGTTCATTCGCGACTCTCTTCCGGAAGGATTTCGGTAGCCCTTTCGCTCCGCGAGACGAAAGCCGCTTACTCCCGCGCCCATGCGACACGCGTGTCGCATGGGCGCGACTTCGGGGCGACGCCGCCTAGACCAGAGGATCGCGCGGCGCTGGCTGGGATCCGCCGTCGGCAGCGGCTGACCGAACGGCAAATCGGTATGGCGTGGCAGCAGCGGAACGATTTTGCCCTTAGCAACCTCCGCCTCCGCGAAGACACCTCCGCCGCGCCGCCGAACAGAAACTGCCGCCGCTCAATGGAGATTGAACCACGCCGATGATCACCGCGGCTTTCTTCGCTTCGGAGACACTGGCGCCCGCTTGGCTGTTGCCGGCCGTGGCGCGACAGCAGGCACCCGGCCGTCGCGGCGATGGTCGGCGAGGAACCGCTTGAGGGAAGAGCCGCCGGGCAGACCGCGCAGGCCGATTCGCAAGGCGTTTTCCACACTTGACCAATTGTCGGCGGGCGACTCGATGATCGTCCCCGAGCGGACCTGCGGCCAGGTGCGCGTGCGGCGGTAATGGGGCGTCGGCCCACTGCAGGATCCGCTCGGGCGACAGCTTTGGAATCGAATGCAGGTTTCGTACGCCGCGGTATTGCGCCCAAAGCTTGCCCAACGCCAGGCCCTTGGGTAGTCCGCGGCTCCCCTTTCGCAAGGCGACAAGACGGCCTTTTCCACAAACGCCGCTGCGCGAGTCAACCAGAGCGGCTCGTCGTCGCCGAACGGAGCGGCGCGTTTTTGCATCTCGATGAAGTCAATCGGTGGTTTGTCGACTGGCCTCGACAACTTCCTTCAATTAGTCCGCTGCTTGCTCGGAATGGGCCAACCGCGGGCTGCCGATCTAGGCGATCGCGTCGCCCCGATCAGATGGCGCAAGCTGACCCCAGACGAGGCGGCCCACGCGCGCCGGAAGCTTCCGGAATCCTTTGGATAAACGTATAATGGCCACCCTAGACCACGGTGGAGGAAAGAGTTCCACTTTGCCCAACGCATTTTCGGAGTGACGATGATCCAGATTCTTTATGGCGATGAGGGACACAAAATTCGCTGCAACGCCCTGGCGGCCGCGACACCCGGTTCGAGCGTGGCCAGCGCGTCGGGCCCCGCGTTCGATAAGAAAATAATGAAAATCGACACCCTCACGTTTTGGGGCCACGGCGATGCCTCGAAGTTCTGCGGTATGACCGCGACCGATTTCATCAGCAAGGTCAAGGAATGGATGAAATGGAACCCGACCATCAAGACCGTGGAGATCATCACCTGCAATTCACGCCACGGCACGCTGGATTCCAAAAAACTCGACGACGGCACGGTCGAGACCAGTTGGGTCAAGTCGTTTACCGATCAGGTGAAGCCCGGTCTGAAGAAACTAGGCTTGACCGTGAAGGCTTTGCCGTTGGGCATCTCCTACGGCGCCAATCGGTGGTCGATCTTGAAGTTCAGTCCGACGACCAATACCTGGCTGTACGTCACGGCCCCCGGAGCAAAAGACACCGAGGTCATGTGGCCGGGCGTGCATCGAGTGGAGCAGCACCCGCTGTTCGACGCGACAAAGAATTTCGTGACCGCCGGAACCGCGGTGAAAGCTTCGGACACTCTCCGCAAATATACCATCGACTTCGGCGCCATTGGTCAGTTGCGGGCCGCCCTCATCGTCCTGGCCTAGCACGCGGGCGGCGCCGCGGGCTGGTGGTTTTAAGGCAACATGGCGAAATCATTTTTTTGTCGTACTTCCTGCTCGAAAAACCATCTGTCGCGCGGCCGATCGAAAATGCGGTTTTTTCACCGCGGGCGGTACTGTGGCTCTATGAGAGGAGTAAATCGCGCGTCGCAGGGTGGCCGTCACCGCCAAGAAGGTGCGATTGTATAAGCCGATGTTGATGCGTTCGCTCGCAAAGTTCCAACACCATGCTGGACAAGGCCTTACGGCTTCGGACCCGTAAAGCTTCGCCGAATCAGGTACGCAGGTGCCGTACACCAACCCGAAGCGCTAGCGAGGAACGTGAAAAAGGCGGAAAAACCTCGATTGCGCTTCGGGTTAGTGTGAAATGGGAACGGGTTCGGCGAAGCTTTACTCGGACCCGGAGCGCGGCCGCCGTTCTGCCACAAGCGCCGGCGTCAACTGTCAACCGTTGACAGTTGGCCGGCTGCAAATTTTGGCAGCCTTCCAATTTGCTTGGCAGCCTTCGAAAAAACGCGGACCCTACCGGGAAAGCGCCTATAATGTAGACTAACGCCAATCGAGAAGGTGCATGTTATGGCTGCCGGAACAAGTTCGCCCGATTCGCCGCAGACGCTCCCCAAGCCAAGCGGCCTCGCGACCCAGTTTATCGAATACGACCGCTATATCGAGAACGAGCTGCTGCGCACGCGGCGGCAGGTGAAGAGCGTCGATATCGTCAGCTCGTGCATGCTGCTGGCCGTCGCCGCGCTGGTCTATCTGATGCTGCTGGCACTGGCCGACCACTGGCTCGTGACCGGCGGCCTGGGCCGCACGGCAAGAATCACCGCCTTCGGCGTGCTGGCGGCCGGCACCGCCGCCTTCGCCGTCTTGCGGCTGGCTCCGCTCGTCATGCGGCGCGTCAATCCGGTTTACGCCGCCTACACCATCGAACGCCATCGGCCGGGCATCAAAAACAGCCTGATCAACTTCCTCCTGCTGCGGTCCGAGTCGCAGCGTTTGCCCGAACGGATGTACGAGGCGATGGAAGCGCAGGCGGCCAACGCCCTGACGGCCACCCACGCCGAAGTCGCCGTCGATCGTACGCCGGTCATCCGGCTGCTGATGGCCATGGTGGCGGTCACGTTCTTTATTGCCTTGTATGCCGTGCTGTCGCCGAAAAATCCCTTCACTTCGTTTCGGCGGGTCGTGTCGCCGTGGTCCGACGTGGCGCCGCCCACGCGCGTGGCGGTCCGAGACGTTCAGCCGGGCGATGGGCGGGGCTTTCACGACCAACACGTCGCCGTCAGCGCGCAAATCGACGGCCTCCGCACGGGCGAGCCGGTCGTCGTGCGTTACTCGACGGTCGACGGCCAGGTGCTTGCCCGGTCGGTGCCGATGAGGGTGCCGGAATCGAGCTACCGCTACTCCGTCGAGTTGCCGCCCGACAACCTCGGCTTGCAGCAAGACGTGGAGTATTGGATCGAGGCGGGCGACGCGATCACGCCTCATTATCGCATCAAGGTCGAGACTTCGCCCACGATCGTGGTCGAACAAATCGAGTACGTCTACCCGAAGTATTCGGAGCTGCCGCCGCGCAAGGTGGCGCGTCACGGCGACATCCAGGCCTTGGCCGGAACGCAGGTGACGTTGCGGGCCAAAGCCAACCAGCTTATTCGCGAAGCCAGCGTCGACTTCGAGTGCGACGGACGAAACGATCTCGATCTGCGCATCGACGGCACGAAGGCCGAGGTGAGTTTTCCGCTGGTCTGGAACGAGAAGGCACGGCGGTCCGAGCACGAAAGCTATCAGTTGCGGTTCCGCAATGCCGAGGGACATGAGAACCCCAAGCCGATCCGCTATTCGATCGACGTGATTCGCGACCTGCCGCCCGAAATCGAGCTGGTCGAGCCGGAGTTGGACCCGAGCAAGGACCTGCTGGTTCCGCCCGGCAAGCCGGTGACGTTCGCGGTGCAAGCGGCCGATCCCGATTTCAAGCTGGCCGCCGTGAAATTCCTGGCCCGCCGCAATGGCATGGCGTTGGTCGATGAATCGCTGCTGGCCGAGCCGCGCGGGGGCCAGTTTCAACGCGCTTATGTGCTCGATTTGAAACGCCTGGAAGTGAAACCGGGCGAGCAGATCGAATTCTGGGCCGCGGCCGACGATAACCGTGAGCCGAGCGCCAACCACTCCGAAACGCCGCACTACCGCCTGCGCGTGGCGGCTGCCGACAAGAACGACCAGAATCCGCAGAACCAGGACCAGGCCAATCGCGACGACCAGCGTCAACCGAAGCAGGGAAAGGGCCAGAAGAACGAGTCGGGCAGCCGTCGCAACGACAACCAACAGCAAGGCGAGCAGTCGGGCGAACCGGGCGATCAGCAATCGCAAGAGAAGAAGCAGTCGGGCGGCAAGCAAAACCAGAAGCAGCAACAGCGCGACGACCAGTCGGGCGACAAA
The Pirellulales bacterium DNA segment above includes these coding regions:
- a CDS encoding response regulator → MATVLIVDDSAVDRRLAQGVLEKNPELAFLYAVDGADGLEQIKISPPDLVLTDLQMPVMSGLELVRQVREKYPLIPVILMTAQGSEEIAVQALASGAASYVPKSRLARDLADTVDTVLATSRAQRHHARLMECVTRNHWTFVLDNEPSLIPAIVDHLQQHITRLRLCDETGRIRIAIALEEALLNALYHGNLEVSSELREQDTKRYYELAEERRREEPYRSRTIHFEATLSSPETVFVVRDSGPGFNPHSVPDPTDPANLERASGRGLMLIRAFMDEVRHNERGNEITMIKRSER
- a CDS encoding STAS domain-containing protein, with translation MANLLKQEGITVIEVDAQYDSLDVAKLNEFGSQLLAAVAEAEPPTVLLDMGKTTFIGSSFLGLLIRAWKRLRDRRGSLALCNVNDVCGDVLRASKLDMIWQVFPDRDAAVGRLRP